The DNA segment AATGACAGCTTTCATAAACGATTTATCTTCTTACTCTTCAATGCGTTTCAGGTGCATTTTGCGTCCCTCTTCGTCCACCGTCATTACGGTGACGTTGAGTTTATCGCCCACTTTCAAATCTTTTGGGCATTTCGCCTTGGGTAAAAAACCCGCGACACCTTCCGCAATTGTCACCACCGCACCACCCGCATGAACTTCCGAAACCGTTCCCGGAACAGAAGCCCCTTCAGGATAAACGGAGCGGATAACATCCCACGGATTGGATTGCAGTTGTTTGAGGCTTAAGGAGAAACGCTCTGCTTCGGTGTCAACATTCACAACCACCGCTTCCAGAGTGTCCCATTTTTTATAGATTTCCTGAGGCTGATTGAAATTTTGCACCCAACAGAGATCGGAAATATGAACAAGTCCGTCAACACCCACTCCGCAATCAACAAAGAGACCAAAGTCGGTGACATTGCGAACGGTTCCTTTAACTTTGGAACCGACGGGACATTGGTCCGCCAAAGTATGCCACGGATTGGTTTGCAATTGTTTCATGCCCAGCGCGATACGGCGATTTGTTGGATCACAATCCATGACAATGGCTTCCACCTCTTGCGCCAACGACAAAGCTTGGGAGGGGTGCTTCATTTTTTTGTTCCATGAAATTTCGGAAATGTGAACGAGGCCTTCGATGCCCGGAGAGAGTTCGATAAAAGCACCGTAATCGGTGAGTGAAACGACTTTCCCCTTCACCCTAGAGCCGACAGGGAATTTCCCTTCGACTTCCGACCACGGATCTTCATGAAGTTGTTTGTAACCCAGAGAAACACGGCGACTCGTTTCGTCATATTTTAAAACAACCACTTTGACGTTGTCGCCCACTTTGAAAAGATCGGAAGGATGATGAACGCGGCCCCAGCTCATGTCGGTGACATGCAAAAGACCGTCAAACCCGCCCAAGTCAATGAATGCGCCGTAGTCGGTGACATTCTTGATATTTCCTTCCATCACTTGCCCTTCCTTAACATTTTGCAACAGGGCTTCTTTGTTTTGATCGGGTTCGCCATCCATAGCGCCTTTGCGGGACAAAACGATATTGCCTCTGCGTTTGTTCAATTTGATGATTTTGAAACGGAAACGTTTGCCCATGTACCTGTCCAAATTGCGCGCGGGACGCGTATCAATTTGAGAACCGGGCAGGAAAGCTTTGACACCCACATCTACCGCCAAGCCGCCTTTTACTTTTCCGATGACAACTCCCTCCACAATGCCGTCTTCTTCCTGAATTTTAACCAATGTATCCCATGCTTTCAAAACATCGGCGCGTTCTTTGGAAAGACTGATGATGCCTTGATCGTCTTCAATATTTTCAAGTAACACTTCAATTTCGTCGCCCACATTAACGTGCAGTCCCCCTTTTTGATCTCTGAATTCGCGCAAAGGAACTTGCCCCTCGGATTTGAAACCGATATCAACAATCGCAAAATCATCGGTAAGTTGAACAACCTTTCCTTTGACGAGACTTCCTTCTTCGATCAAAGTTTGGCGCTCTTGGGAATCCAAAAGCTTCGCAAACTCGGAGCCTTTCTGCTTCTCTGACGGTTCAATATGAATTGGCATCTAAAAATTCCTCCTTAAGGGATGTGTCCCAAAATTTTTCGGACCATAGTTTTTTTTACACCCCATGTCAAAACAAAAATGGTTATTTTTTGAAGGGTTAGACTTACGCTTGACGATCTTTCCTGAATTCATTATGGGGGAACCTCCGAAAACTGCCCATCTGCGTTGTTGCCCGCGAACCCGCAATCCTCACGTCCCAATAAAGGTACGCTCCGGTTGCGGGTTCGCGGGCGCCTAGCACCTTGGCAGTTTTGGGAGGTTCCCAATTATCACGGTTTTCGGATATGCCCTTATGCGGACAGTGAATTTTTCAGCGCTCTCATAAATATAATGAAGCTTCTCTTAACGGTTCTACTTCTATTTGCCCAATTTTTAACCCCAACTTTGGCGCAGGCGATTCCGTTTCAAAATCTGGAAAAGGCGCTTCACTATTATGAAAGAATCAGAAAGTCGGAGGGTTGGCTGGCCATTGGCGAAGGCCCAAAACTCGAGAAAGGTCTCTCTGATCTCCGTGTTGTGCCGTTGAGAGAGCATCTTTTTCTCACCAAAGATTTGGAGGAAAAAGAGGCAATGGATCCCGATTTTTTTGATGAGTCCCTTGAAAAAGCCGTCCAACTTTTTCAGAAACGCCATGGTTTAACGGAGGACGGCGTTGTGGGCGTCACCACTTTGCAGGCACTCAACATTCCCGTTGAAACAAGAATTCGCCAGATTGAAGCCGCCATCCAGAGAGAAAAAGAACCACAACCAATTCCCGAAGGACAATATGTTCTTGTTAATATCCCCGCTTTTCATCTCGATTATTTCGAAAATAAAAAACCGGTACTGGGCATGTCTATTATTGTGGGAAAGCGGAATTGGGAAACCCCGATATTCACCAGCAACATTACGGGCATTACGTTTAATCCCACATGGAATATTCCCGCAAGCATTGTCAAACGGGAGATTCTTTCCAAAATAAAAAAAGACCCCGATTATCTTACAAAAGAGGAAATTGAAGTTACGGAGAACCGCTACCAACAAAAACCGGGTCCGAAAAATCCGCTGGGCCGCATCAAATTTGTCATGCCGAACGAGTTTGACGTTTATCTGCACGACACCCCCGCGAAAAATTTTTTCGCTCGCCCCATGCGCCACTTAAGTCACGGATGTATTCGGATTGAAAAACCGCTTGAACTTGCCGAACTTCTTTTGCGAGCCGACCCCCGATGGACATTAAAGAAAATCCGTCAGACCATTGACGAAGGAAAAGAAATCACAATCCTCCTCCCCGCCCCGGTACCCGTGAACATAATCTACCAAACAGTCTGGCTTGATGAAGCAGGCCTCCTACAATTCCGAACGGATATTTATGGGAGGGATTAGGGAACAGTTTACAAACTATACCAGATTCAAGCGGCTTTTTTGTAATCGAAGGTAATGAGAAGTTTTGCTTTTAGGGCACATGCGATTCTCTCCAATAAATCAAGTGATGGAATGCGCTGGTCGGCACCCGATTCCAGACGGGCAATGACGGTTTGGCTTGTCTTTGCTTTCTTGGCCAATGCCGCTTGAGTCAGGCTGGATTTTTGTCGGGCATCTCTCACCAATCGGGCAATTTTACTGATTGCTCTTTCTCTCTCAAAGTAAAAACTGAACTCTGCATCTTTAAATTCTCTTTTGAGAACTTCTTTGAGTAAAATTCGTTTAACTTTTGGTTTCATAATAAAACCTCCTTCATTCGTTTCACAGCTACATCCCGTTCTTTGAGAGGCAACTTCTGTCCTTGTTTCTTGTAAGCGTGAGCAAAACCATTTCTTTCCCTTCAATCAGCACATAAAAAACCCGATGATCTGCCAGAGCCAGTTGTATAAAAGGATACCTTCATTGTCATAATATGACCAATTGGATATAGAGCGCAAGACAATTTTCGCTAGTAATCCATGCAGTATGCATACGCAAAATGGATGCCGGAATCAGGTTGGGATAATTGTGAACTGGTGAACCAAAGATGTAGCAAATACGTCAGGAGATGATTTGTTTTCGTATTCTGTATATGACTGCAAAAAAACAAATCCCGACCGATGGCCGGGACTTATTTTCTGAGCGGGAGACGGGGCTCGAACCCGCGACCTCAACCTTGGCAAGGTTGCGCTCTACCAATTGAGCTACTCCCGCGCGATTGTCTGCAGATAACAAATTACTACAGATGTTCAAGAGGAAACTTGCATTTAGGCAACCCGGGCCTTGAAGGAGAACCGAAGTCGTAATGCCCTTAAAATATCTAATAAGCTATTGAATTCTGGATTACCCCCCTTGGAGAGAGCTCTATAAAGAGTGACTCTGCTGATATTGGTTTTTTTTGCAATCGCTCCCATTCCCTGCGCTTCGGCAACGTCTCGCAAAGCCATAAGCATTAACTCTTCATCATCTTCTTCAAGGCATGTGTTCAAATATGCGGCAGCGATTTTTGGATTTTTCAGTTCTTTCTGGAGAAAATCTTTATATTTTTTGGTTTTCATAAGCTATCTCCTGCTTTTATAATCTCTCCAATATTCGACGGCCTTTTGAGAGTAAATTACAAATGCGGATACAAAACTAAAATGCCGATTATTACTGCTCCTATGGCGGCAATTAGGACGGCTCCGGCCGCGATATCTTTGGCGCTTTCAATCAACGGGTGGTGATTTTCTGAAACGGCGTCGGACAAAAATTCAAAGGCTGTATTCATTCCCTCTGCCGTCCATACAATCATCATCGCCAAAACAATCAGACACCATTCCACGGTGGAAAGTTGCAGAACAAATCCGAGCACAATCATAAGAACTGTGATGGCAAAATGAACCCACGCATTATGCTGTGAGAAAAGCAGATGCTTGATTCCCTGAAAAGCATAGGCAAAACTTTTGATTCTGGCTTTGATTGTGAATTTTTTTTTCGATTCCATAAACTAAAATATTCCCACGATACTCAACCCCTTCCCTTCCGCGACGGTGGGGACAATGAAGAGATTTGGATTTTTTAATTTGTGAAAATGGGCAACGCCCCAGCCGATGGCGGAACCCAAGGCCGCTCCAAAAACCACATCAGAAACAAAATGCGCATTCATATCAACACGCGTGATGCTTATAAAAGAAGCGCATGCATAGGCGGGGATTCCCGCTTTGAGTCCGTAAAGAGTTTCCAATGCGGTGGCAACAGCAAAGGTTGAAGAGGCGTGTCCCGAAGGAAAACTGTAACTTCCACCATTCGGACGCTTGCGATCAAATCCCAGTTTCAAAATTCCGGTCATGGCGTCTGTAAAGAGGAGCGCTTCAAGAAGTGTTTCTCCTGTTACAGAAAGTTTTTCGTTATGGGCAAGTTCTCCGGCACCAAATAAAACCAAAGCGGCGGGGTCGAGCACATAGGGCTGGCCGATAAATTCGGCTACCGTATCTGCCTTCCCCAGATGCCGTCTTTGAAAATTTCCTTGAATGGAATGATCTTTCGTCGTCAAAATTCCAGCGGTGATGGCGCCACCACCGATCAGGATCGCGGGCCAATAGGCAAAAGTGTAACGGATATCCCCTTCGGCATGTGAGAGGACATTGGGAATTTTCGCCACTGCGGATGTTGTGCCAACGCATAAAAAAAGAAAGGACCAAAAAAAAATTTTTGTAATTCCTTTGTTCACAATTTTTCCTTTTGTTTTGCTCTTTCAAGAGATTCACGAAATTTGCGGCGGCGTTTCAGCGCTTCTTCCCTCTCTTCAATTACATCTTTCCAGACCCTTTCACTCATCGCTTCGGAGGTTTTTTTCTTCAGATAGCGGCGCTCACGCACCCAGAGATAAATCACCAATCCGATGAGCAATAAAAATAGGAGTGCAAGAAGCATGTTAAAGGGAAGTCGCTACTTTGTGACGTGTTTCAATATACTTTTTAATTCCATTTGTAATCCCCTCTGCAATTTCCCACTGATACTGGCTGTCTTTCAAACGTTTTTCCTCTTTGGGGTTGGTAATAAAAGAGGTCTCCACCAAAATGCTGGGACTCTTGGCCCCCACCAATACATAAAAAAGAGCGGAATCCACTTTTAAATCTTTCACCGCGCGATATTTTTTGGCGAGATGTGTAACGAGCGACGTCTGAACCAGTTTTGCCAAATCTCTCGAGTCATCGGTGTTAGCATTTTGCAACATGGTGGAAAGAATTTTTTCTGAAATATTTTTTGGTTTTTTGGATTCCTTATTTTCGCGTGCGGCAAGACGCTTGGAAGCCTGATTCGTGGAATTATTCAGATAAAAAACCTGAACCCCTGTGGGTTTCGGGGAAT comes from the Deltaproteobacteria bacterium genome and includes:
- a CDS encoding putative addiction module antidote protein, giving the protein MKTKKYKDFLQKELKNPKIAAAYLNTCLEEDDEELMLMALRDVAEAQGMGAIAKKTNISRVTLYRALSKGGNPEFNSLLDILRALRLRFSFKARVA
- a CDS encoding L,D-transpeptidase family protein; this encodes MKLLLTVLLLFAQFLTPTLAQAIPFQNLEKALHYYERIRKSEGWLAIGEGPKLEKGLSDLRVVPLREHLFLTKDLEEKEAMDPDFFDESLEKAVQLFQKRHGLTEDGVVGVTTLQALNIPVETRIRQIEAAIQREKEPQPIPEGQYVLVNIPAFHLDYFENKKPVLGMSIIVGKRNWETPIFTSNITGITFNPTWNIPASIVKREILSKIKKDPDYLTKEEIEVTENRYQQKPGPKNPLGRIKFVMPNEFDVYLHDTPAKNFFARPMRHLSHGCIRIEKPLELAELLLRADPRWTLKKIRQTIDEGKEITILLPAPVPVNIIYQTVWLDEAGLLQFRTDIYGRD
- a CDS encoding phosphatase PAP2 family protein, which produces MTGILKLGFDRKRPNGGSYSFPSGHASSTFAVATALETLYGLKAGIPAYACASFISITRVDMNAHFVSDVVFGAALGSAIGWGVAHFHKLKNPNLFIVPTVAEGKGLSIVGIF
- a CDS encoding diacylglycerol kinase family protein, with amino-acid sequence MESKKKFTIKARIKSFAYAFQGIKHLLFSQHNAWVHFAITVLMIVLGFVLQLSTVEWCLIVLAMMIVWTAEGMNTAFEFLSDAVSENHHPLIESAKDIAAGAVLIAAIGAVIIGILVLYPHL
- a CDS encoding 30S ribosomal protein S1, coding for MPIHIEPSEKQKGSEFAKLLDSQERQTLIEEGSLVKGKVVQLTDDFAIVDIGFKSEGQVPLREFRDQKGGLHVNVGDEIEVLLENIEDDQGIISLSKERADVLKAWDTLVKIQEEDGIVEGVVIGKVKGGLAVDVGVKAFLPGSQIDTRPARNLDRYMGKRFRFKIIKLNKRRGNIVLSRKGAMDGEPDQNKEALLQNVKEGQVMEGNIKNVTDYGAFIDLGGFDGLLHVTDMSWGRVHHPSDLFKVGDNVKVVVLKYDETSRRVSLGYKQLHEDPWSEVEGKFPVGSRVKGKVVSLTDYGAFIELSPGIEGLVHISEISWNKKMKHPSQALSLAQEVEAIVMDCDPTNRRIALGMKQLQTNPWHTLADQCPVGSKVKGTVRNVTDFGLFVDCGVGVDGLVHISDLCWVQNFNQPQEIYKKWDTLEAVVVNVDTEAERFSLSLKQLQSNPWDVIRSVYPEGASVPGTVSEVHAGGAVVTIAEGVAGFLPKAKCPKDLKVGDKLNVTVMTVDEEGRKMHLKRIEE
- a CDS encoding helix-turn-helix transcriptional regulator, which codes for MKPKVKRILLKEVLKREFKDAEFSFYFERERAISKIARLVRDARQKSSLTQAALAKKAKTSQTVIARLESGADQRIPSLDLLERIACALKAKLLITFDYKKAA